Proteins found in one Misgurnus anguillicaudatus chromosome 3, ASM2758022v2, whole genome shotgun sequence genomic segment:
- the LOC129445391 gene encoding NACHT, LRR and PYD domains-containing protein 12: MMASVSEHLVNSLNELEKTELKEFQWHLKNENGISAAELENADVLDIVDKMMERYGPGGAVKITLNILRKMNQNQLAERLENKYKEATVDSKAADGYYTELSNRLKTFLKQVYVRILDGNSQTGHQKYLNDIFTDLFIVENETGGAISEHEVIQIELNLNRRAAEDSPIKCNDIFKVQGDRRNRKVLTMGIAGVGKTVSVNKFILDWAEGKENQEINFIFPFPFRHLNLIEEDCSLMELIHKHFSCVKQLLSLPEEDGKVMFIFDGLDEFRFTLSFDDNKRLTDVHEQSKVGVIVTNLIEKNLLPSSLIWITSRPAAANKIPRDYIDQVTEVRGFNDEQKEKYFTKNSNPDVAEKIISHMKKSRSLYIMCQIPVFCWISLSVLQPLLDQEDHDKIPTTLTGMYIYFLISLMQHMTTKNRGCDSKHFEHVVLKLGKLAFKQLQKENLIFYEEDLKKYGLDVSEGFINSGLCTQIFQTEKPVSGKNVYSFIHLSVQEFLAALYVIINYKDRRKNPFHLSLRKKLGRKFVRNPLFELHKSAIENALQSENGHLDLLLRFLMGLSLESNQNDLTELLPTLKIKTENMRNTVNYIKMKIEKAESAEKSINLFYCLNELKDDSLITEIQKYLNKGDLAEHHLSSTQWSALVFVLLMSEETQEMFEMHKYKRSDEALIRLLPVIKNTRRALLQSCNITGKCCKSLCSALQSSNSPLRDLDVSNNDVQDSGVKLISDALKSPDCKLHTLRLSICNLTVECCANVSLCLKTSSCLLRDLDISNNDLQDSGVMLISDALKSPDCKLEILRLFSCNLTGECCKSLSSCLQSSWCLLRDLDVSNNDLQDSGVKLISDALKSHNCKLHTLRLSICNLTVECCASLSLCLKSSSCLLRDLDLSNNDLQDSGVILIFDALKSQDCKLEILRLSTCNLTVECCESLSSSLQSLNSLKELDLSNNDLQDSGVKLISDALKSHNCKLEILRLSGCMVTDEGCCYLASALSSNPSSHLRELDLSYNHPQHSGRQMLSQRLNDPKCTLNKLNLDHGGEFRITSGLHKYACDLTLDPNTANPHLKLSENNRKVTSVKDPQPYPDHPDRFDKCFQVLCKESLTGRCYWEAEWSGPSTVISVMYKSIVRKRTCLTSMFKVNANSWCLEFSAEGFTAHPNNNSTSISAPSPPSKRVGVYLDWSAGTLSFYSVSDKQKLTHLHTFNATFTQPLYAGFIVFDFNSSVSLSQQSYLTILDTNSLSIV; the protein is encoded by the exons ATGATGGCGTCTGTTTCAGAGCACCTTGTGAACTCACTCAATGAGCTGGAAAAAACTGAACTGAAAGAGTTTCAATGGCATCTGAAAAATGAGAATGGTATTTCAGCTGCTGAACTGGAGAATGCAGATGTCTTAGATATAGTAGACAAGATGATGGAGCGTTATGGACCAGGCGGAGCAGTGAAGATCACACTGAACATCCTGAGGAAGATGAACCAAAACCAGCTGGCTGAACGGCTAGAGAACAAATACAAGGAAG CTACAGTTGACAGTAAAGCTGCTGATGGTTATTACACTGAGCTCAGCAACAGACTGAAGACGTTCTTGAAACAGGTATATGTGCGGATACTGGACGGTAATTCACAAACTGGCCATCAGAAATACCTAAATGATATTTTCACTGATCTCTTCATAGTGGAGAATGAGACTGGTGGAGCAATAAGTGAGCACGAAGTGATACAGATTGAATTAAATCTCAACCGAAGAGCTGCTGAGGACTCGCCAATCAAATGCAATGACATCTTTAAAGTCCAGGGTGATCGACGAAACAGAAAAGTGCTGACGATGGGCATCGCTGGTGTGGGAAAAACTGTCTCGGTCAATAAATTTATCCTTGACTGGGCTGAAGGAAAGGAAAATCAGGAAATCAACTTCATTTTCCCTTTTCCCTTCCGTCATCTGAATTTGATTGAAGAGGACTGCAGTCTAATGGAACTGATTCACAAACACTTTAGCTGTGTTAAACAACTGCTATCATTACCTGAAGAGGATGGTAAGGTCATGTTCATCTTTGATGGCCTGGATGAGTTTAGATTCACTTTGAGCTTTGATGATAATAAGAGATTGACAGATGTTCATGAACAATCAAAAGTGGGTGTCATAGTTACAAACCTGATTGAGAAAAATCTGCTTCCTTCTTctctcatctggatcacctccagaccagcagcagccAATAAGATCCCTCGAGATTACATTGACCAGGTGACAGAGGTCCGAGGATTTAACGATGAGCAGAAAGAAAAATACTTCACCAAAAACAGCAACCCTGATGTGGCAGAGAAAATCATCTCACACATGAAAAAATCCAGGAGTCTGTACATCATGTGTCAAATTCCTGTCTTCTGCTGGATCTCTCTCAGCGTTCTTCAGCCTCTGCTGGATCAAGAGGATCATGACAAAATTCCCACAACCCTCACAGGAATGTATATATACTTCCTAATTTCTCTAATGCAACACATGACAACAAAAAACAGAGGTTGTGATTCTAAGCATTTTGAGCATGTTGTGTTAAAGCTTGGTAAACTGGCCTTTAAACAGCTTCAAAAAGAAAACCTGATTTTCTATGAAGAAGATCTTAAAAAATATGGGCTGGATGTCAGTGAAGGTTTTATTAACTCTGGGTTATGCACTCAGATTTTTCAAACAGAAAAGCCAGTTTCTGGTAAAAACGTCTACAGTTTTATACATCTCAGTGTTCAAGAATTCCTCGCTGCCCTCTATGtgataattaattacaaagaTAGAAGGAAAAATCCATTCCATCTCTCTCTGAGAAAAAAACTGGGAAGAAAATTTGTCAGAAATCCACTATTTGAGCTTCATAAGAGTGCAATTGAAAATGCTCTTCAGAGTGAAAATGGACACCTGGACCTTCTCCTCCGGTTCCTCATGGGTCTCTCGTTGGAGTCCAATCAGAATGACCTGACAGAACTTCTGCCCACACTGAAGattaaaacagaaaatatgagaAACACtgttaattatattaaaatgaaaattgagAAAGCAGAATCAGCAGAAAAGAGCATCAATCTCTTCTACTGTTTAAATGAACTGAAAGATGATTCACTGATCACAGAAATACAGAAGTATCTGAATAAAGGAGATCTTGCAGAACATCATCTCTCTTCCACTCAGTGGTCTGCTCTGGTGTTTGTGCTGCTGATGTCAGAAGAGACTCAAGAGATGTTTGagatgcataaatacaaaagatCTGATGAAGCTTTGATTCGACTTCTGCCAGTGATCAAAAACACCAGAAGAGCTCT TCTACAGAGCTGTAATATCACTGGTAAGTGTTGTAAAAGTTTGTGTTCAGCTCTCCAATCCTCAAACTCACCTTTGAGAGATCTGGATGTGAGTAACAATGACGTGcaggattcaggagtgaagctcaTCTCTGATGCTCTCAAGAGTCCAGACTGTAAACTACACACACTGAG ATTGTCCATCTGTAACCTTACTGTTGAGTGTTGTGCAAATGTATCTTTGTGTCTAAAAACATCATCATGTCTCCTGAGAGATTTGGACATAAGTAACAATGACCTGCAGGATTCAGGAGTGATGCTTATCTCTGATGCTCTCAAGAGTCCAGACTGTAAACTTGAGATACTGAG ATTGTTTAGTTGTAATCTGACTGGTGAGTGTTGTAAAAGTTTGTCATCTTGTCTACAATCATCATGGTGTCTCCTGAGAGATCTGGATGTGAGTAACAATGACCTGCAGGATTCAGGAGTTAAGCTAATTTCTGATGCTCTCAAAAGTCACAACTGTAAACTACACACACTGAG ATTGTCCATCTGTAACCTTACTGTTGAGTGTTGTGCAAGTTTATCTTTATGTCTAAAATCATCATCATGTCTCCTGAGAGATTTGGACTTGAGTAACAATGACCTGCAGGATTCAGGAGTGATTCTTATCTTTGATGCTCTCAAGAGTCAAGACTGCAAACTAGAGATACTGAG ATTGTCCACCTGTAATCTGACTGTTGAGTGTTGTGAAAGTTTGTCTTCATCTCTACAATCATTAAACTCTCTAAAAGAACTGGATTTGAGTAACAATGACCTGcaggattcaggagtgaagctgatctctgatgctCTCAAGAGTCACAACTGTAAACTCGAGATACTAAG ATTATCAGGTTGTATGGTGACAGATGAAGGTTGTTGTTATTTGGCTTCAGCTCTGAGTTCAAACCCatcatcacacctgagagagcTGGATCTGAGCTACAATCACCCACAACACTCAGGACGGCAGATGCTCTCTCAGAGACTCAATGATCCGAAATGCACACTCAACAAACTTAA tTTGGATCATGGGGGAGAGTTCAGAATTACATCAGGACTACACAAGT ATGCCTGTGATCTCACACTGGATCCAAACACAGCAAACCCTCACCTCAAACTGTCTGAAAACAACAGAAAGGTGACATCTGTGAAAGATCCTCAGCCGTATCCTGATCATCCAGACAGATTTGATAAATGCTTTCAGGTTCTGTGTAAAGAGAGTCTGACTGGACGCTGTTACTGGGAGGCAGAATGGAGCGGCCCAAGCACTGTTATATCAGTGATGTATAAAAGTATCGTCAGGAAAAGAACATGTCTTACCAGTATGTTTAAAGTCAATGCAAATTCATGGTGTCTGGAGTTCTCTGCGGAGGGCTTTACTGCCCACCCAAATAATAATTCTACCTCAATATCTGCACCTTCACCTCCATCTAAGAGAGTAGGAGTTTATCTGGACTGGTCGGCCGGCACTCTGTCCTTCTACAGCGTCTCTGATAAACAAAAActcacacacttacacacattcAATGCAACATTCACACAACCTCTATATGCTGGATTTATAGTGTTTGATTTTAACTCCTCAGTGTCTTTGTCACAGCAATCTTATTTAACAATCTTAGACACCAACAGTCTGTCAATCGTTTAA